One window of Oryza brachyantha chromosome 12, ObraRS2, whole genome shotgun sequence genomic DNA carries:
- the LOC102714518 gene encoding microtubule-associated protein 1A translates to MGQALRGAAGRARAPPSPAPPARPSPPPRPPPPQRASPASAGGGGAQDRLGVSQSDVTASPKDAPGVLKERDPSYDEMLKHMVGRITTKPGGKPEMGEAFVVDRYNRPLPKVRTSRSEPGEGGHRQLPPGTINVSHVHEIIQLYQGKSSNHPGPMSVDEIASKFRVEASVVQNIVQFVSLPQDEHVNKKEEN, encoded by the exons ATGGGCCAGGCCCtgcgcggcgccgcggggcGCGCGAgggcccctccctctcccgcgccgccggcgagaccctctcctcctcctcgtcctccgccgccgcagaggGCATCCCCGGCgagcgctggcggcggcggggcgcaggACCGGCTCGGCGTGTCCCAGTCCG ATGTCACCGCATCACCAAAAGATGCCCCTGGTGTACTAAAGGAGCGTGATCCAAGTTACGATGAGATGCTTAAGCACATGGTTGGGAGAATCACTACAAAGCCAGGAGGAAAGCCAGAAATGGGTGAA GCATTCGTCGTAGATCGGTACAACAGGCCACTTCCAAAGGTTAGAACATCCAGATCTGAACCCGGGGAAGGTGGGCACAGACAGCTACCACCAGGAACCATTAACGTGTCGCACGTCCATGAAATCATTCAGCTGTACCAAGGGAAATCCAGTAACCACCCTGGCCCAATGAGCGTGGACGAGATTGCCTCGAAGTTCAGAGTGGAAGCCTCCGTGGTCCAAAACATTGTGCAGTTCGTCTCGCTTCCACAAGATGAACATGTTAacaagaaagaggaaaactGA
- the LOC102720940 gene encoding acyl-CoA-binding domain-containing protein 6-like, with translation MASAKSASSGASEESKVVVAENGKMVDVQDKEITMEGLCSISSYDQWTRLAASGPLPKPRYKHAAAVVQEKMYVFGGNYNGRYLGDMQVLDFKSLSWSKLEVKSQSEPSELTGTTSLAPCAGHGLIPWGNKILCLAGHTREPTENLSVKVFDPQTCTWSTLRTYGRSPISRGGQSVTLVGDTLVVFGGEADGRSLLNDLHILDLETMTWDEFETTGTLPSPRSEHAAACHADRYLLIFGGGSHSTCFNDLHLLDMQTMEWSRPQHQGITPEPRAGHAGVTVGENWFITGGGNNKKGVSETLVLNMSTFAWSVVTGLEGRAPPTSEGSSLVLHKVNGEDFLVSFGGYSGRYSNEVYALKSSQKSNLRSGQINEPETNGLASVSMEANSSRGVIFEIEELQDEKVIKRADTSKTLLQAVTGEKNKIQEKLNQEELQSSRLKQELANAETKNVELTKDLDLVRNQLSAEEARASQLESEISELQQRLQKMEALEKESELLRLEKDADSDDSSSGSNQRPGDRGFWRWNG, from the exons ATGGCG AGTGCAAAATCGGCCAGCAGTGGTGCCTCCGAAGAGTCCAAAGTAGTGGTGGCGGAGAATGGGAAGATGGTTGATGTTCAGGACAAGGAGATTACCATGGAAGGCCTCTGTTCCATAAGTTCTTATGACCAGTGGACGCGGCTCGCCGCATCTGGACCGCTTCCGAAACCCCGCTACAAG CATGCAGCTGCTGTGGTTCAGGAAAAGATGTATGTCTTTGGTGGAAATTACAATGGTCGTTACCTTGGTGACATGCAG GTTCTGGATTTCAAAAGTTTGTCATGGTCAAAGCTAGAAGTTAAATCCCAATCAGAACCTTCAGAATTGACTGGAACAACTTCACTTGCTCCATGTGCGGGCCATGGACTG ATTCCATGGGGAAACAAGATCCTCTGTCTTGCAGGACACACCAGGGAACCTACCGAAAATCTCAGTG TTAAGGTGTTTGATCCACAAACATGCACTTGGTCAACCTTGCGCACTTATGGCAGATCACCG ATCTCACGTGGTGGTCAATCAGTGACTCTTGTTGGAGACACATTAGTTGTGTTTGGAGGTGAAGCTGATGGGAGGTCCCTTCTGAATGACCTGCATATTCTTGATCTTGAGACCATGACTTGGGATGAATTTGAGACAAC AGGCACACTCCCTTCCCCAAGGTCAGAGCATGCTGCTGCATGCCATGCTGATCGTTATCTCTTGATATTTGGCGGGGGTTCTCATTCTACTTGTTTCAATGATCTACATCTCCTTGACATGCAAACA ATGGAATGGTCAAGACCACAACATCAGGGTATTACTCCTGAACCAAGAGCAGGGCATGCAGGTGTTACAGTTGGTGAGAACTGGTTTATTACTGGAGGTGGTAATAATAAGAAAG GTGTATCAGAAACACTTGTACTTAACATGTCTACATTTGCATGGTCAGTCGTTACTGGTCTTGAAGGCCGTGCACCCCCAACAAGTGAG GGGTCAAGTTTAGTGCTGCACAAAGTTAATGGTGAAGACTTTCTGGTGTCATTTGGAGGATACAGTGGACGCTATAGTAATGAG GTTTATGCTCTCAAATCAAGTCAAAAGTCCAATTTACGATCTGGGCAAATAAATGAACCTGAAACAAATGGCTTGGCCTCCGTATCTATGGAAGCAAATTCCAGTAGAGGGGTTATATTCGAAATTGAAGAACTTCAAGATGAAAAG GTTATTAAGAGGGCAGATACTAGCAAAACTTTGTTGCAAGCAGTTACAGGTGAGAAGAACAAGATACAAGAAAAACTTAACCAGGAAGAGCTGCAGAGTTCCCGACTGAAGCAGGAATTAGCTAATGCGGAGACAAAAAATGTGGAACTTACTAAG GATCTTGACTTAGTCCGCAATCAACTTTCTGCAGAAGAAGCGAGGGCATCACAACTTGAG AGCGAAATTTCCGAGCTTCAACAAAGGCTACAGAAGATGGAGGCCCTGGAGAAGGAGTCCGAGTTGCTTCGGCTTGAAAAGGATGCAGATTCTGATGATTCCTCTTCAGGCAGCAACCAGCGACCTGGTGACAGGGGCTTCTGGAGGTGGAATGGATAA
- the LOC102721226 gene encoding tryptophan--tRNA ligase, cytoplasmic, translating to MASSSSSASAVAEVDATKKEAEAEQQEQVVNPWEVSAGKGGIDYDKLVDQFGCQRLDDALVARVARLTARPPHRFLRRGLFFAHRDLNEILDLYERGEKFYLYTGRGPSSEALHLGHLIPFMFTKYLQDAFKVPLVIQLTDDEKFLWKNLTVEETKRLARENAKDIIACGFDIERTFIFSDFNYVGGAFYQNMVKVAKRVTLNQATGIFGFSPEDHIGKISFPPVQAVPSFPSSFPHLFSGNDQLRCLIPCAIDQDPYFRMTRDVAPKLGYQKPSLIESRFFPALQGENTKMSASDPNSAIYVTDSAKEIKTKVSKYAFSGGQDSIELHRKLGANLDVDVPIKYLNFFLEDDDELEHVKKEYKEGRMLTGEVKQRLIAVLSELVARHQRARAQVTEEMVDAFMAVRPLPNMFG from the exons AtggcatcgtcgtcgtcgtcggcgtcggccgtAGCCGAGGTGGATGCCACGAagaaggaggcggaggcggagcagcaggagcaggTGGTGAACCCGTGGGAGGTGTCGGCGGGGAAGGGCGGGATCGACTACGACAAGCTGGTCGACCAGTTCGGCTGCCAGCGCCTCGACgacgcgctcgtcgcccgcgtcgcgcgcctcaccgcccgcccgccgcaccgcttcctccgccgcggcctctTCTTCGCCCACCG GGATTTGAACGAGATACTTGATCTGTATGAGCGAGGGGAGAAGTTCTACCTCTACACGGGGAGGGGGCCCTCGTCGGAGGCGCTTCACCTCGGCCATCTCATCCCCTTCATGTTCACTAA ATATTTGCAGGATGCTTTCAAGGTGCCTCTAGTGATACAGCTAACTGATGATGAGAAGTTCTTATGGAAGAACTTGACTGTTGAGGAAACTAAAAGGCTTGCCCGTGAAAATGCGAAAGACATCATAGCATGTGGATTCGATATTGAAAGGACTTTCATTTTCTCTGATTTTAATTATGTTGGAGG TGCTTTTTATCAAAACATGGTTAAAGTTGCCAAACGGGTGACGTTAAATCAG GCTACTGGAATATTTGGATTCAGCCCAGAGGATCATATAGGAAAGATTAGTTTTCCTCCCGTGCAAGCTGTTCCATCATTCCCTTCTTCATTCCCCCATCTCTTCTCTGGCAATGACCAACTACGGTGCTTGATCCCATGTGCAATAGACCag GATCCTTATTTCAGGATGACCCGTGACGTTGCTCCAAAACTTGGTTACCAGAAACCATCACTAATTGAATCGAGATTTTTCCCTGCTCTTCAG GGGGAGAACACGAAAATGTCTGCCAGTGATCCAAATTCTGCAATATATGTAACAGACAGTGCTAAAGAAATAAAGACAAAG gTGAGTAAATATGCCTTCTCAGGTGGCCAGGACTCGATTGAGCTCCATAGAAAACTTGGAGCTAACCTTGAT GTGGATGTTCCAATTAAGTATCTAAACTTCTTccttgaagatgatgatgagctTGAGCATGTAAAGAAG GAGTACAAGGAAGGAAGGATGCTGACCGGTGAAGTGAAGCAGCGCCTTATTGCGGTTCTATCCGAACTGGTTGCAAGACATCAAAGAGCTAGAGCCCAAGTGACTGAGGAG ATGGTTGATGCATTCATGGCAGTGAGACCCCTCCCCAATATGTTTGGCTGA